A genomic stretch from Halichoerus grypus chromosome 5, mHalGry1.hap1.1, whole genome shotgun sequence includes:
- the DNALI1 gene encoding axonemal dynein light intermediate polypeptide 1 isoform X2, whose translation MIPPADSLLKYDTPVLVSRNTEKRSPKARPLKVSPQQPGPSGPVPQPPKTKLPSTSCVPDPTKQAEEILNAILPPREWVEDTQLWIQQVSSTPSTRMDVVHLQEQLDLKLQQRQARETGICPVRRELYSQCFDELIREVTINCAERGLLLLRVRDEIRMTIAAYQTLYESSVAFGMRKALQAEQGKSDMERKIAELETEKRDLERQVNEQKAKCEATEKREIERRLVEEKKHNEEIQFLKRTNQQLKAQLEGIIAPKK comes from the exons ATGATCCCCCCTGCGGACTCTCTGCTCAAGTATGACACCCCGGTGTTGGTGAGCCGGAATACGGAGAAGCGGAGCCCCAAA GCACGGCCCCTGAAAGTCAGCCCCCAGCAGCCTGGACCCTCCGGTCCAGTCCCACAGCCACCAAAGACCAAGCTCCCCTCAACTTCTTGTGTCCCAGATCCTACAAAGCAGGCAGAAGAAATCTTGAATGCCATCCTACCCCCAAG GGAATGGGTGGAGGACACACAGCTATGGATCCAGCAGGTGTCCAGCACCCCCAGCACCAGGATGGATGTGGTGCATCTCCAGGAGCAGCTGGACCTGAAGCTGCAGCAGCGGCAGGCCAGAGAGACCGGCATCTGCCCCGTGCGCAGGGAGCTCTACTCGCAGTGTTTCG ACGAGCTGATCCGAGAGGTCACCATCAACTGTGCGGAGAGGGGGTTGCTGTTGCTGCGAGTCCGGGACGAGATCCGCATGACCATCGCCGCCTATCAGACCTTGTACGAGAGCAGCGTGGCCTTCGGCATGAGGAAGGCGCTGCAGGCCGAGCAGGGGAAGTCCGACATGGAGAGGAAA ATTGCAGAattggaaacagaaaagagagatttGGAGAGGCAAGTGAACGAGCAGAAGGCCAAGTGTGAGGCCACCGAGAAGCGGGAGATCGAGAGGAGACTGGTGGAGGAGAAGAAGCACAACGAGGAGATTCAGTTCCTCAAGCGCACGAATCAGCAGCTGAAG
- the DNALI1 gene encoding axonemal dynein light intermediate polypeptide 1 isoform X1: MIPPADSLLKYDTPVLVSRNTEKRSPKARPLKVSPQQPGPSGPVPQPPKTKLPSTSCVPDPTKQAEEILNAILPPREWVEDTQLWIQQVSSTPSTRMDVVHLQEQLDLKLQQRQARETGICPVRRELYSQCFGRAVSPRRGAVSLPPALLNSLLCALEDELIREVTINCAERGLLLLRVRDEIRMTIAAYQTLYESSVAFGMRKALQAEQGKSDMERKIAELETEKRDLERQVNEQKAKCEATEKREIERRLVEEKKHNEEIQFLKRTNQQLKAQLEGIIAPKK, translated from the exons ATGATCCCCCCTGCGGACTCTCTGCTCAAGTATGACACCCCGGTGTTGGTGAGCCGGAATACGGAGAAGCGGAGCCCCAAA GCACGGCCCCTGAAAGTCAGCCCCCAGCAGCCTGGACCCTCCGGTCCAGTCCCACAGCCACCAAAGACCAAGCTCCCCTCAACTTCTTGTGTCCCAGATCCTACAAAGCAGGCAGAAGAAATCTTGAATGCCATCCTACCCCCAAG GGAATGGGTGGAGGACACACAGCTATGGATCCAGCAGGTGTCCAGCACCCCCAGCACCAGGATGGATGTGGTGCATCTCCAGGAGCAGCTGGACCTGAAGCTGCAGCAGCGGCAGGCCAGAGAGACCGGCATCTGCCCCGTGCGCAGGGAGCTCTACTCGCAGTGTTTCG GAAGGGCGGTGAGCCCCAGACGTGGTGCAGTCTCCCTCCCGCCTGCCCTCCTGAACTCCTTGTTGTGCGCTTTGGAAGACGAGCTGATCCGAGAGGTCACCATCAACTGTGCGGAGAGGGGGTTGCTGTTGCTGCGAGTCCGGGACGAGATCCGCATGACCATCGCCGCCTATCAGACCTTGTACGAGAGCAGCGTGGCCTTCGGCATGAGGAAGGCGCTGCAGGCCGAGCAGGGGAAGTCCGACATGGAGAGGAAA ATTGCAGAattggaaacagaaaagagagatttGGAGAGGCAAGTGAACGAGCAGAAGGCCAAGTGTGAGGCCACCGAGAAGCGGGAGATCGAGAGGAGACTGGTGGAGGAGAAGAAGCACAACGAGGAGATTCAGTTCCTCAAGCGCACGAATCAGCAGCTGAAG
- the SNIP1 gene encoding smad nuclear-interacting protein 1 yields MKEVKSERERGSRRRHRDGDVVAAAVVVKVKQERLSPEAAPPAHRRPDSSGGSASPPAGEPGRPGHRGNRARGGSRSPAKKKNKSSGRRSKSPRSKRSRSPHHSTVKVKQEREDHPRRGREERQHRESSGQEHRRARNSDHDRHRGHSHQRRSSNERPGSGQAQGRDRDIQNLQVQDAEREFYNARRRENRQKNEVSAGGNESQELVPRPGGNSKDKEAPAKEKPSFELSGALLEDTNTFRGVVIKYSEPPEARIPKKRWRLYPFKNDEVLPVMYIHRQSAYLLGRHRRIADIPIDHPSCSKQHAVFQYRLVEYTRADGTVGRRVRPYIIDLGSGNGTFLNNKRIEPQRYYELKEKDVLKFGFSSREYVLLHESSDTSEVDRKEDEDDEEEEEVSDS; encoded by the exons ATGAAGGAGGTAAAGAGCGAGCGGGAGCGGGGGAGCCGGCGGAGGCACCGCGACGGGGAcgtggtggcggcggcggtggtGGTGAAGGTGAAGCAGGAGCGCCTCAGCCCGGAAGCCGCGCCTCCCGCCCACCGCCGCCCAGATTCCTCCGGCGGTAGCGCGTCCCCTCCGGCCGGCGAGCCGGGCCGCCCTGGTCACCGCGGGAACCGAGCCCGAGGAGGTAGCCG GTCCccagccaaaaagaaaaacaagtcctCAGGGAGAAGAAGCAAGTCTCCTCGGAGTAAGAGAAGCCGAAGTCCTCACCACTCAACAGTCAAAGTGAAACAG GAACGTGAGGATCATCCCCGGAGAGGACGGGAGGAACGGCAGCACCGGGAATCATCGGGCCAGGAACACAGGCGAGCTAGAAACAGTGACCACGACAGACACAGGGGCCATTCCCACCAGAGGAGAAGCTCTAATGAGAGGCCTGGGAGTGGGCAGGCTCAGGGACGGGACCGAGACATTCAGAATCTACAGGTTCAGGACGCAGAGCGGGAGTTTTACAACGCCCGAAGACGGGAGAATCGCCAGAAGAACGAAGTTAGTGCTGGTGGTAATGAGTCTCAGGAGTTGGTTCCCCGACCTGGTGGCAACAGTAAAGACAAAGAGGCACCCGCTAAAGAAAAGCCAAGCTTTGAACTCTCTGGGGCACTTCTTGAGGACACCAACACCTTCCGGGGTGTCGTCATTAAGTATAGTGAGCCCCCAGAAGCACGTATCCCCAAAAAACGATGGCGCCTCTACCCCTTTAAAAATGACGAGGTGCTTCCTGTCATGTACATCCATCGGCAGAGCGCCTACCTCCTGGGCCGGCACCGCCGCATAGCGGACATCCCAATTGATCATCCCTCCTGCTCAAAACAACACGCGGTCTTTCAGTATCG GCTTGTGGAATATACCCGTGCTGATGGGACAGTTGGCCGAAGGGTGAGGCCCTACATCATTGACCTTGGCTCAGGCAATGGAACGTTCTTGAACAACAAGCGCATCGAGCCACAGAGATACTATGAACTAAAGGAAAAGGATGTACTTAAATTTGGGTTCAGCAGCAGAGAGTATGTCCTGCTTCACGAGTCCTCCGACACCTCTGAAGTAGACAGGAAAGAAGATGAGGatgacgaggaggaggaggaagtatCTGACAGCTAG